In one window of Nitrospira sp. DNA:
- a CDS encoding DsrE family protein has product MAKKVAVVIREDPRQTHRPVEALRIALGLVAGTHETTVVLLHDAVRLLSEDLDDVVDADILEKYLPSIEHLEIPFILQSDTDRSLVQSQFSARYETSEAIRAFLESVDRTLVF; this is encoded by the coding sequence ATGGCAAAAAAAGTGGCTGTGGTGATTCGAGAAGACCCCCGACAGACTCATCGTCCGGTAGAAGCCTTGCGGATTGCCCTGGGTCTTGTAGCTGGGACCCATGAAACGACGGTCGTGTTGCTGCACGATGCCGTGCGCCTCTTATCCGAAGATCTTGATGATGTCGTGGATGCCGATATTCTGGAAAAATATCTTCCTTCTATTGAGCATCTCGAAATCCCCTTTATTCTTCAATCTGATACAGATCGATCACTGGTGCAATCACAGTTTTCTGCCCGATATGAGACTTCCGAGGCTATTCGAGCGTTTCTCGAATCTGTCGATCGCACACTGGTTTTTTAG
- a CDS encoding DsrE family protein, whose product MSNRKLGLLLSVPPTHASVDTVYHLSQAALRRNDEVYLYLIDEGVKNIRDARYEELAARGVKLFACAYGCQQHHVPTDGISDKISLCGLVVLSGIIDACDQFLAFT is encoded by the coding sequence ATGAGCAATCGGAAGCTTGGATTGCTGCTTTCTGTCCCGCCGACACATGCCAGTGTCGATACGGTTTATCACCTGTCTCAGGCTGCTCTCCGCCGGAATGATGAGGTATATCTGTACCTCATCGATGAAGGCGTAAAGAACATTCGCGATGCCCGTTATGAAGAATTGGCTGCTCGCGGCGTGAAGCTCTTTGCCTGTGCTTATGGATGCCAGCAACATCATGTCCCGACAGACGGCATATCGGACAAAATCTCTTTATGCGGGCTCGTCGTGCTTTCCGGCATCATCGATGCGTGCGATCAGTTTCTCGCATTCACCTAA
- the hisS gene encoding histidine--tRNA ligase: MMIKGIKGVKDLLPEESPRWRFIEDKARHWATTFGFQEIRVPIFEVTTLFARSIGASTDIVEKEMYTFQDRDGTSLTLRPEGTAGTVRAYIEHNRAADPLPQKYFYFGPMFRHERPQAGRLRQFHQFGVESFGMADPRADVETIALLWQLLSDLTLPALTLEINNLGYTSDREAYRPTLVAYLRPLVDKLCVNCQRRIDTNPLRVLDCKVPDCKAATEAAPKLAESMSDKARTYFDAVLKGLDTLGIPYHLNHRLVRGLDYYCLTTFEVTTTSLGAQNAVGAGGRYDGLVETLGGPPTPAVGFAVGIERVTMMLPESQTPPPAGDMTVYVAGFGDQGAPIGFTVLQDLRRAGIRAVVDFRSNTLKAHLRQADRLKCRYTLMIGDDEVTKGLALLRNMETKGQSDVPLSAVVASIKPLIFPS; encoded by the coding sequence ATGATGATCAAGGGCATCAAGGGCGTCAAAGATCTGCTTCCCGAGGAATCGCCGCGCTGGCGGTTCATCGAGGACAAGGCCCGGCATTGGGCCACGACCTTCGGGTTTCAGGAAATCCGCGTCCCGATTTTCGAAGTGACGACGCTGTTTGCCCGGAGTATCGGCGCCTCGACGGACATCGTCGAAAAAGAAATGTACACGTTCCAGGACCGGGACGGGACGTCGCTGACGCTCCGGCCGGAGGGCACGGCCGGCACGGTCCGGGCCTATATCGAACACAATCGCGCGGCGGATCCCCTGCCCCAGAAATATTTTTACTTTGGTCCGATGTTCCGCCATGAGCGGCCGCAAGCCGGCCGGCTGCGGCAGTTCCACCAATTCGGCGTGGAATCCTTCGGCATGGCCGACCCGCGCGCCGACGTCGAAACGATCGCGCTCCTCTGGCAACTCCTGTCGGATCTCACGCTTCCGGCCCTGACCCTGGAAATTAACAACCTGGGCTATACCAGCGACCGCGAGGCCTACCGGCCCACGCTGGTCGCCTACCTTCGGCCATTGGTGGATAAACTCTGCGTGAATTGCCAGCGGCGGATCGACACGAATCCCTTGCGGGTGTTGGACTGCAAGGTGCCGGACTGTAAGGCCGCCACGGAAGCGGCGCCGAAACTGGCCGAATCGATGTCGGACAAGGCCCGTACCTATTTTGACGCGGTGTTGAAAGGGCTCGACACCCTGGGCATCCCCTATCATCTCAATCATCGGCTGGTTCGCGGGCTGGATTACTATTGTCTGACGACGTTTGAGGTGACCACGACGAGCCTCGGCGCCCAAAACGCAGTTGGAGCTGGCGGACGGTATGACGGGCTCGTTGAAACGCTCGGTGGGCCTCCGACTCCGGCCGTCGGGTTCGCTGTCGGCATCGAACGAGTCACGATGATGCTCCCGGAGAGTCAGACTCCGCCACCGGCTGGAGATATGACCGTCTACGTGGCAGGATTCGGCGATCAGGGGGCTCCGATCGGTTTTACTGTGTTACAAGATCTTCGCCGGGCCGGTATCCGGGCCGTCGTCGATTTCCGATCCAATACTCTGAAAGCCCATCTTCGCCAGGCTGATCGTTTGAAGTGCCGTTATACCCTCATGATCGGCGATGATGAAGTGACGAAGGGATTGGCGCTTCTACGAAATATGGAGACGAAGGGGCAATCCGACGTCCCTCTGTCGGCTGTGGTCGCTTCAATCAAGCCGCTGATATTTCCCTCATAA
- a CDS encoding FAD-dependent thymidylate synthase: MNQDQSSRRVIALAPMPPEKSAYALARYSRSPDSIESSIRWVHGHSSEKFWDQFYFDYGHASIADLGHVIICFEGISELAAIRLEDEPLWDGQAKSSRYQNFASGSWYIPDSLRGSETEGTYEGILRSLSEVYKLLHQPLTQFLTEREPRPESMKPADYQRTIAARAFDVTRYLLPLAARTNVGQVVSIRTLEKQITRLLSSQMPELRLIGEDLKEACQRAPVNLWGELSGQGAGLSEPLAPTLARHAKPNDYQVSVYQDLARYAKEALKGTGLDQPANWGEQEPVDLIEPHDPMDEIVATLLYRVSHAPYRSILAVVRNWSQKQKQETIDVAMSKRGPYDELIKEFRSGYAFTFDILMDIGGWRDMHRHRRCQQIQQNFTTLHGYDVPPPLVQAGLDQEYRQAMNAVRSDIEQLKKTSAEGSLYATPFGFKVRCLFKMDYAEAEYIAKLRSGVKGHWSYRTIAWLMKHKLAARYPALGDRIQATSPDIEDTLTR; the protein is encoded by the coding sequence ATGAATCAGGATCAATCCAGCCGTCGCGTCATCGCCCTGGCCCCCATGCCGCCGGAGAAATCCGCCTACGCCCTGGCGCGCTACAGCCGCTCGCCCGATTCCATCGAGAGCAGCATCCGGTGGGTCCACGGCCACTCGTCGGAAAAATTCTGGGACCAGTTCTATTTCGACTACGGCCACGCGTCGATCGCCGACCTCGGTCATGTCATCATCTGTTTTGAAGGCATCTCCGAACTGGCGGCCATCCGCCTCGAAGACGAACCCCTCTGGGACGGGCAGGCGAAATCCAGCCGCTACCAAAACTTCGCCTCCGGCTCCTGGTACATTCCGGATTCCCTGCGCGGATCGGAAACCGAAGGCACCTATGAAGGCATACTGCGCAGCCTTTCAGAAGTCTACAAGCTCTTGCACCAGCCGCTGACCCAGTTTCTCACCGAACGGGAGCCGCGTCCCGAGTCCATGAAACCGGCGGACTATCAGCGGACCATCGCCGCCCGCGCCTTCGACGTCACGCGCTATCTGTTGCCGCTGGCCGCACGGACGAACGTCGGGCAGGTCGTGAGCATCCGCACGCTGGAGAAGCAGATCACCAGACTCTTGTCCTCACAGATGCCCGAGCTGCGCCTCATCGGGGAGGATCTGAAAGAGGCCTGCCAGCGCGCGCCGGTGAATCTCTGGGGCGAACTCAGCGGCCAGGGCGCCGGGCTCAGCGAACCGCTCGCGCCGACGCTCGCGCGCCATGCCAAGCCGAACGACTATCAAGTCTCCGTCTATCAGGATCTCGCCCGCTATGCCAAAGAAGCCTTGAAGGGCACGGGCCTGGACCAACCGGCGAACTGGGGCGAGCAAGAACCGGTCGATCTGATCGAGCCGCACGATCCCATGGACGAGATCGTGGCCACGCTGCTCTATCGCGTTTCCCACGCGCCCTATCGCAGTATCCTCGCCGTGGTGCGGAACTGGTCGCAGAAGCAGAAGCAGGAGACCATCGACGTTGCCATGAGCAAGCGCGGCCCCTACGACGAACTCATCAAGGAGTTCCGCAGCGGCTACGCCTTTACCTTCGACATTTTGATGGACATCGGCGGCTGGCGCGATATGCACCGGCACCGGCGCTGCCAGCAGATCCAGCAGAACTTCACGACTCTCCATGGCTATGACGTGCCGCCGCCGCTCGTGCAGGCGGGGCTGGATCAGGAATACCGGCAGGCCATGAACGCCGTGCGCAGCGACATCGAGCAGTTGAAGAAAACCAGCGCCGAGGGTTCGCTCTACGCCACGCCCTTTGGCTTCAAGGTCCGCTGCCTCTTCAAGATGGACTATGCCGAGGCCGAATACATCGCCAAGCTGCGCTCCGGCGTCAAAGGCCATTGGTCCTATCGCACCATCGCCTGGCTCATGAAACACAAACTCGCGGCGCGCTACCCCGCGCTGGGCGACCGCATCCAAGCCACATCGCCCGACATCGAAGACACCCTCACCAGATAA
- a CDS encoding tetratricopeptide repeat protein: MSDHQAQCEAALLDGQWDLAESEARAWARHLPAGVEKDPRPHFVFNVVYLIRGQFADAWQTHARCLQEADDIAEVRTWVEGFVGQQQENAHAHLVMGLFLAQSGESEQSMKSYKEAVRLAPESAYPHYFLAQIHERANHLEMAIKEYREAVRLAPGYAPARTNLGVAYQEQGRLEMAIPQYREVIKLNPEDHVAHANLACALAEQGKMEAAVQSYKTALKLNPKDAEVHFALGGLYETRGRLDLADRSYREALEANPDFGPAHSALGWLALRKQKFQDAQEMFSRALKCNEEDPRAYHGIAELYAIRGKRQSAMENYSKAVKYYRDPEMRNALMNQLFQEGQVPD; this comes from the coding sequence ATGTCTGACCATCAAGCACAATGTGAAGCGGCCCTCCTCGACGGACAGTGGGACCTGGCCGAATCGGAAGCCCGCGCCTGGGCCCGCCATCTCCCGGCAGGGGTCGAAAAAGATCCCCGCCCGCATTTCGTGTTCAACGTCGTCTACCTCATCCGCGGCCAGTTCGCCGACGCCTGGCAGACCCATGCCCGCTGCCTGCAAGAAGCCGACGACATTGCGGAAGTCAGAACATGGGTGGAAGGGTTCGTCGGCCAGCAGCAGGAGAACGCCCACGCCCATCTCGTCATGGGCCTGTTCCTCGCCCAGTCCGGCGAGTCGGAACAATCCATGAAGTCGTACAAAGAAGCCGTGCGGCTGGCGCCCGAGTCGGCCTATCCGCATTACTTCCTCGCCCAGATCCACGAGCGGGCCAACCATCTGGAAATGGCGATCAAGGAATATCGCGAAGCCGTCCGCCTCGCGCCCGGCTACGCGCCGGCCCGCACGAACCTCGGCGTGGCCTATCAGGAGCAGGGCCGCCTCGAAATGGCCATCCCGCAATACCGCGAAGTCATCAAGCTCAACCCCGAGGATCACGTCGCCCACGCCAACCTCGCCTGCGCTCTCGCGGAGCAAGGCAAGATGGAAGCGGCCGTGCAGTCGTACAAGACGGCGCTGAAGCTGAATCCGAAAGACGCCGAAGTCCACTTCGCATTGGGCGGGTTGTACGAAACGCGCGGGCGCTTAGATCTGGCGGATCGATCCTATCGCGAGGCGCTGGAGGCCAACCCCGATTTCGGACCCGCGCACTCGGCGCTGGGCTGGCTCGCGCTCAGGAAGCAGAAATTCCAGGACGCGCAAGAAATGTTCAGCCGCGCCCTGAAGTGCAACGAAGAAGATCCCCGCGCCTACCACGGCATCGCCGAACTCTACGCCATCCGCGGCAAGCGCCAGAGCGCGATGGAAAACTACTCCAAGGCGGTGAAGTACTACCGTGATCCCGAAATGCGCAACGCGCTCATGAATCAGTTGTTTCAAGAAGGCCAAGTGCCGGATTAG
- a CDS encoding helix-turn-helix transcriptional regulator encodes MKKRVIDGVEVQRSSGNVFADLGLPDADKLKIKTGLVIEIRKAIRQQGLTQHEAATRMGITQPKVSGMMRGDFSNLSERKLMDCLNRLGYDIEIKVKPASKSVGHLMLAIA; translated from the coding sequence ATGAAAAAACGAGTCATTGATGGAGTCGAAGTGCAACGCAGTTCTGGCAATGTCTTCGCTGACTTGGGCCTGCCCGATGCCGACAAGCTCAAGATCAAGACAGGGTTGGTGATTGAGATCAGGAAGGCCATTCGCCAGCAAGGGCTGACCCAGCACGAAGCAGCAACGCGCATGGGGATCACCCAACCCAAGGTCTCTGGCATGATGCGTGGCGACTTCTCCAACCTATCCGAACGCAAACTGATGGATTGCCTGAATCGGCTCGGCTATGACATCGAAATCAAGGTAAAGCCCGCTTCCAAATCTGTCGGGCATTTGATGCTAGCAATCGCGTAA
- a CDS encoding type II toxin-antitoxin system RelE/ParE family toxin, whose translation MALPAAVRRFFGYALSLAQAGDQHDAAKVLTGFGSAGVLEVVEYDRSGTYRAVYTVKFEEAVFVLHCFQKKSKRGIATPKEDRAIIHARLKVAEALAKDLRHEKTSH comes from the coding sequence ATGGCATTACCCGCCGCCGTCAGGCGATTCTTCGGGTACGCTCTTTCGCTTGCTCAAGCCGGTGATCAACACGATGCGGCGAAGGTGCTCACGGGTTTTGGCAGCGCCGGAGTGCTTGAGGTTGTCGAATACGATAGGAGCGGCACCTATCGTGCTGTATATACCGTGAAGTTCGAAGAAGCGGTCTTTGTTCTGCATTGCTTCCAAAAAAAGAGTAAGCGTGGCATCGCAACGCCGAAAGAGGATAGAGCCATCATTCACGCCAGGCTCAAAGTGGCCGAGGCGCTTGCAAAGGATCTACGACATGAAAAAACGAGTCATTGA